From Shewanella acanthi:
TGCCGTTTGGGTGCCTCACACTGGGCTTTAGCCTCTGCAACACTCAATAACATCCACTCGTCACGGTGCGCCATGCCCATGCTCTTAGCGGTATCCATTTCAAAACATTCAAGCTCAGTGCCTTTAGGGATCAATAAGTATCGCTGCGGGTTCTCATGGATCCATTGCCAGGCATTGCGTTCTTGCTCCTCATTGGAGGCGAGGTAACTAAAATGAGTCACACTCATGGGTGAGAACAGAATAAATTGCTCCTTAAAGTTCACGAGCCCTAACTCGGCATCCTCACCTATCACGTCTGCAGTATGTAACATTAGACTTCTTGGGGTACGCATTTCATCTATTATCGAATAACCCCAAGTGCTTACCAGTGCCCAGCCTAAGGCTGAAACCATGGCAATCTTAACGAGGGCAAACTGTTTGCGCCCAAGCCATAACAGCAGGCACCAAAGAACACCGAGTAAGATAAAGAGATAACCTATACCAGAGAGATCGTCGGTATAGTCGGCTAAAGCCTTAACCAGTTTGGGGTGGTGTATTAACGACAACACCCCCGCGGCCAGCACGACAAATCCGAGTAGCCACAACACTCCACTGACTAACTTCTCAAACCATACTTTAGGCGACTGACCCGTTAGCACAGCGGAAGCCGCTAGAGCTAGCATGGGCAGCGCGGGTAAAATATACACGTTGCGCTTGCCAGGGCTGATGCTGAAGAACAAAACCACCAAACCAACCCAAATCAGCAGTATGGCAATGTTCGGCTCGGCTTTGACCTTCTGCACCCACTGTTTCCAGTAGGCGACCACCAGCAGGGTAATAGGGAACCACATCCAAGGGATCACGCTTAAGACAAAGAAATACCATGGT
This genomic window contains:
- a CDS encoding ArnT family glycosyltransferase encodes the protein MDALQRRFNSDDYFQVLWPLLLISLFILLVGIGFRSPWPADEPRFVEVAREMVASGQWLFPTRGGEYYPDKPPVFMWSIALFYQITGSLKLAFLLPNALCGLLTVFLIYDLGTRLWNVRVGRNAALLLLIVPQFLMQAKNAQIDGMVMCWITLGCYGLIRHFMLGPKWHWYFIGWAFMGLGVITKGVGFLPLLLLIPIAVYAVKDKSRFEGRLTWLCLAGPLAMLAVIACWLVPMVLTVQGQSTPELLAYQNNILFKQTGERYVNAWHHIKPWYFFVLSVIPWMWFPITLLVVAYWKQWVQKVKAEPNIAILLIWVGLVVLFFSISPGKRNVYILPALPMLALAASAVLTGQSPKVWFEKLVSGVLWLLGFVVLAAGVLSLIHHPKLVKALADYTDDLSGIGYLFILLGVLWCLLLWLGRKQFALVKIAMVSALGWALVSTWGYSIIDEMRTPRSLMLHTADVIGEDAELGLVNFKEQFILFSPMSVTHFSYLASNEEQERNAWQWIHENPQRYLLIPKGTELECFEMDTAKSMGMAHRDEWMLLSVAEAKAQCEAPKRQYRYFTDHPGRWLKE